The following proteins come from a genomic window of Cervus canadensis isolate Bull #8, Minnesota chromosome 20, ASM1932006v1, whole genome shotgun sequence:
- the DSE gene encoding dermatan-sulfate epimerase isoform X2, whose product MGISIPAQSSAHQLHGLAHRKPGSDESRYDASLKSVPPPDFGTPTLHYFEDWGVVTYGSALPAEINRSFLSFKSGKLGGRAIYDIVHRNKYKDWIKGWRNFNAGHEHPDQNSFTFAPNGVPFITEALYGPKYTFFNNVLMFSPAASKSCFSPWEGQVTEDCSSKWSKYKHDPAASCQGRVVAAAEKNGVVFIRGEGVGAYNPQLHLRNVQRNLILLHPQLLLLVDQIHLGEDSPLERAASFFHNVDFPFEETVVDGVHGALIRQRDGLYKMYWMDDTGYSEKGTFASVTYPRGYPYNGTNYVNVTTHLRSPVTRAAYLFIGPSVDVQSFSVHGDAQQLDVFVATSEHAYATYLWTGETSGQSAFAQVIADRQKILFDRSSAIRSSVVPEVKDYAALVEQNLQHFKPVFQLLEKQILSRVRNTASFRKTAERLLRFSDKRQTEEAIDRIFAISQQQQQQQSKSKKNRRGGKRYKFVDAVPDIFAQIEVNERKVRQKAQILAQKELPVDEDEEMKDLLDFADITYEKHRNGDVMNGRFGQARMATTTHSRAPALSASYTRLFLILNIAIFFVMLAMQLTYFQRAQSLHGQRCLYAVLLIDSCILLWLYSSCSQSQC is encoded by the coding sequence GTACGATGCCAGCTTGAAATCTGTTCCCCCTCCAGATTTCGGCACCCCGACATTGCATTATTTTGAAGACTGGGGCGTTGTGACTTACGGAAGTGCGCTGCCTGCAGAAATCAATagatctttcctttccttcaagTCAGGAAAACTTGGGGGACGTGCAATATATGACATTGTCCACAGGAACAAATACAAAGACTGGATCAAAGGCTGGAGGAATTTTAACGCAGGGCATGAACATCCTGATCAAAACTCATTTACCTTTGCTCCCAACGGTGTGCCTTTCATTACCGAGGCTCTGTACGGGCCGAAGTACACCTTCTTCAACAATGTTTTGATGTTTTCCCCAGCTGCCTCCAAGAGCTGCTTTTCTCCCTGGGAGGGCCAGGTCACAGAAGACTGCTCATCAAAATGGTCTAAATATAAGCACGACCCGGCAGCTAGCTGTCAGGGGAGAGTGGTTGCCGCAGCGGAGAAAAATGGGGTGGTTTTCATCCGAGGAGAGGGTGTGGGCGCTTACAACCCTCAGCTTCACCTGAGGAATGTTCAGAGAAATCTGATCCTCCTGCACCCGCAGCTTCTCCTCCTTGTGGATCAGATACACCTGGGAGAGGACAGCCCATTGGAGAGGGCAGCAAGCTTCTTCCACAATGTGGATTTTCCTTTCGAGGAGACGGTGGTAGACGGGGTCCATGGGGCTCTCATCAGGCAGCGAGATGGCCTCTATAAAATGTACTGGATGGATGATACTGGCTACAGTGAGAAAGGAACCTTTGCTTCAGTGACATATCCTCGCGGCTATCCCTACAACGGGACGAACTACGTGAATGTTACCACGCACCTCCGAAGTCCCGTCACCAGGGCAGCTTACCTCTTCATAGGGCCATCCGTCGATGTTCAGAGCTTCAGCGTCCACGGAGATGCTCAGCAACTGGATGTGTTCGTAGCCACCAGCGAGCATGCCTACGCCACTTACCTGTGGACAGGAGAGACCTCAGGGCAGTCTGCCTTTGCGCAGGTCATTGCTGACCGGCAGAAAATTCTGTTTGACCGGAGTTCAGCCATCAGGAGCAGCGTTGTCCCAGAGGTGAAGGACTACGCTGCTCTGGTGGAACAGAACCTGCAGCATTTTAAGCCCGTGTTCCAGCTGCTAGAGAAGCAGATCCTGTCCCGCGTCCGGAACACAGCCAGCTTTAGGAAGACTGCCGAGCGCCTGCTGAGATTTTCAGATAAGAGACAGACCGAGGAGGCCATCGACAGGATTTTTGCCAtatcgcagcagcagcagcagcaacagagcaAGTCCAAGAAGAACCGAAGGGGAGGCAAGCGCTATAAATTTGTGGATGCTGTCCCTGATATTTTTGCACAGATTGAAGTCAATGAAAGAAAGGTTCGACAGAAAGCTCAAATCTTAGCCCAGAAAGAACTGCCCGTAgatgaagatgaagaaatgaaagacctttTAGATTTTGCAGACATAACATACGAGAAACACAGAAATGGCGATGTGATGAATGGCCGGTTTGGCCAGGCTCGGATGGCGACGACGACTCACAGCAGAGCCCCGGCGCTGTCCGCCTCGTACACCAGGCTGTTTCTGATCCTCAACATTGCTATTTTCTTTGTCATGTTGGCAATGCAACTGACTTATTTCCAGAGGGCCCAGAGTCTTCATGGCCAAAGATGTCTCTATGCAGTCCTTCTAATAGATAGCTGTATTTTATTATGGTTGTATTCTTCTTGTTCCCAATCACAGTGTTAG